Proteins encoded by one window of Streptomyces sp. NBC_01571:
- a CDS encoding FAD-dependent monooxygenase — protein MDPVIIAGAGPVGLALSLALARQEVPSVVLDEGPGKDEQRLARTVVLREDTAALVERLTGLPLSDVGFRWAGWRSMRRKQVMREIGFDATGSFGGVLDFDAGEEGSGSTARDNGSVTPYGAHGAKGSAHGLKSGAQNPKGGAPDSKDAGLSAPLHLPQHTLTTALREAIAHERLIKLAVNSRLDSVEQETSGVTAHTRGSNGTWWRGSYLVGCDGPRSTVRKLQDIRFPGRTAVERHAVAALRTELPWPGEALLHRMPPWRTSGPSAGEVTARPLADDVWRLDWLLPPGKDLVTPDLLVTRIRETLAGWSGGPTPPYELLDTGVHTVHHRLARRWRSGRVFLAGDAAHLLGALGTQGLDEGLRDADNLAWKLAVAWHHGPHEALLDSYQVERRAVVAARLRAADQALPLLRGGGGLRAYVPGSARGHDVMLTDGHLGRGPLGRPGTYADSPLAPRPSESETPVDTAPGAPVVDVRVTAEDGTFVPLRDRLGRGVLLVVLVAPGTGVWERKHWVTAGIMPRLAAAVTALPHPAELLVAESYPGAAAHSVLLVRPDGHLVTALSGVRPADLYAAAEAALGGPARVAAEAEREARAENAVRTG, from the coding sequence GTGGACCCGGTGATCATTGCCGGAGCGGGGCCCGTGGGTCTCGCCCTCTCCCTGGCGCTGGCCCGCCAGGAGGTCCCGTCCGTAGTCCTCGACGAGGGGCCGGGCAAGGACGAACAACGGCTCGCACGGACGGTGGTGCTGCGCGAGGACACCGCCGCGCTCGTCGAGCGCCTGACCGGTCTCCCCCTCTCCGACGTCGGGTTCCGTTGGGCCGGATGGCGGTCGATGCGGCGCAAGCAGGTGATGCGTGAGATCGGATTCGACGCGACGGGATCGTTCGGCGGCGTGCTGGACTTCGACGCCGGGGAGGAGGGCTCTGGAAGCACGGCACGCGACAACGGAAGCGTCACGCCGTACGGCGCGCACGGCGCGAAGGGGAGCGCGCACGGCCTGAAGAGTGGCGCGCAGAACCCGAAGGGCGGCGCGCCGGACTCCAAGGACGCCGGACTGTCCGCCCCGCTGCATCTCCCCCAGCACACCCTCACGACCGCCCTGCGCGAGGCCATCGCCCACGAGCGGCTGATCAAGCTCGCCGTCAACAGCCGCCTCGACTCCGTCGAGCAGGAGACCTCGGGCGTCACCGCGCACACCAGGGGCTCCAACGGCACTTGGTGGCGGGGAAGTTACCTCGTCGGATGCGACGGTCCGCGCTCGACCGTGCGCAAGCTCCAGGACATCCGCTTCCCCGGGCGCACGGCCGTCGAACGGCACGCCGTGGCCGCGCTGCGGACAGAACTTCCCTGGCCCGGCGAAGCGTTGCTGCACCGGATGCCGCCGTGGCGGACCTCGGGCCCGTCGGCCGGCGAGGTGACCGCCCGCCCCCTCGCCGACGACGTGTGGCGCCTGGACTGGCTGCTGCCGCCCGGCAAGGACCTGGTCACCCCGGACCTGCTGGTGACACGCATCCGGGAGACCCTCGCGGGCTGGAGCGGCGGCCCCACGCCCCCGTACGAACTGCTCGACACCGGCGTCCACACCGTCCATCACCGCCTCGCGCGCCGGTGGCGGTCCGGCCGGGTGTTCCTGGCCGGGGACGCCGCGCACCTGCTCGGCGCACTCGGCACCCAGGGCCTGGACGAGGGCCTGCGGGACGCCGACAACCTCGCCTGGAAGCTGGCGGTGGCCTGGCACCACGGCCCGCACGAGGCGCTGCTCGACAGCTATCAGGTGGAGCGACGTGCCGTCGTGGCCGCCCGGCTGCGCGCCGCCGACCAGGCACTTCCGCTGCTGCGCGGTGGCGGAGGACTACGGGCGTACGTGCCCGGTTCGGCCCGCGGCCACGACGTCATGCTCACGGACGGGCACCTGGGACGCGGCCCGCTGGGCAGGCCGGGGACGTACGCCGACTCACCGCTCGCGCCCCGCCCCTCCGAGTCGGAGACTCCGGTGGACACGGCGCCCGGTGCGCCGGTCGTCGACGTGCGGGTGACCGCGGAGGACGGCACGTTCGTACCGCTGCGGGACCGCCTCGGGCGTGGGGTGCTGCTCGTCGTGCTGGTCGCACCCGGTACGGGGGTGTGGGAGCGGAAGCACTGGGTGACGGCCGGGATCATGCCCCGGCTGGCGGCCGCCGTGACCGCGCTGCCCCACCCCGCCGAGCTCCTGGTGGCCGAGAGCTACCCCGGCGCGGCCGCGCACAGCGTGCTGCTGGTGCGCCCCGACGGCCACCTGGTCACCGCGTTGAGCGGAGTGCGCCCGGCCGACCTGTACGCGGCGGCCGAAGCGGCACTGGGCGGCCCCGCCAGGGTGGCGGCCGAAGCGGAGCGGGAGGCGAGGGCGGAGAACGCGGTGCGCACGGGCTGA
- a CDS encoding amino acid ABC transporter permease: MTSVLYDAQGPRAKRRNILYSALFLVAFAALLWWVITSLNDKDQLAWEKWKPFVHGEAWSTYLWPGLQNTLKAAALSMVIALPLGAFFGIARLSDHVWIRIPAAAVVEFFRAIPVLVLMIFAVAAYSEYTSVSSDDRALYAVVTGLVLYNSSVLAEIVRAGILSLPKGQSEAALAVGLRKNQVMRFILLPQAVTAMLPAIVSQVVVIVKDTAIGGAVLTFPDLLASVGPMSAYYGANTIASFTVAALIFIAINFSLTSFASWLEGRLRRGKKSTGTVLPPAAVAGTEATGAGGGISI, translated from the coding sequence ATGACGTCCGTCCTCTACGACGCCCAGGGCCCTCGTGCCAAGCGGCGCAACATCCTCTACTCGGCACTGTTCCTGGTCGCCTTCGCGGCCCTGTTGTGGTGGGTGATCACCAGCCTCAACGACAAGGACCAACTGGCCTGGGAGAAGTGGAAGCCCTTCGTTCATGGCGAGGCCTGGAGCACGTACCTCTGGCCAGGGCTGCAGAACACGCTGAAGGCCGCGGCCCTCTCCATGGTCATCGCCCTGCCGCTCGGCGCCTTCTTCGGCATAGCCCGGCTCTCCGACCACGTCTGGATCCGGATACCGGCGGCGGCGGTCGTGGAGTTCTTCCGCGCCATCCCGGTGCTGGTGCTCATGATCTTCGCCGTCGCCGCGTACTCCGAGTACACGAGCGTCAGTTCGGACGACCGTGCGCTCTACGCGGTCGTCACGGGACTCGTGCTCTACAACTCATCGGTCCTCGCGGAGATCGTCCGCGCGGGCATCCTGTCGCTCCCCAAGGGCCAGTCCGAGGCGGCTCTGGCCGTCGGTCTGCGCAAGAACCAGGTCATGCGGTTCATCCTGCTTCCGCAGGCGGTCACCGCGATGCTGCCGGCGATCGTCAGCCAGGTCGTCGTGATCGTGAAGGACACCGCGATCGGCGGCGCGGTCCTCACCTTCCCCGACCTGCTCGCCTCCGTGGGCCCGATGAGCGCGTACTACGGCGCGAACACCATCGCCAGCTTCACCGTCGCGGCCCTGATCTTCATCGCGATCAACTTCAGCCTCACGAGCTTCGCGAGCTGGCTGGAAGGACGGCTGCGGCGCGGCAAGAAGTCGACGGGCACGGTACTTCCGCCGGCCGCGGTCGCGGGCACGGAAGCGACCGGCGCGGGGGGCGGCATCTCCATCTGA
- a CDS encoding amino acid ABC transporter permease, with translation MFDFLQGYDLLGAFWVTVKLTVFSAVGSLIWGTMLAAMRVGPVPLMRGFGTAYVNTVRNIPLTVIILFTSLGLNQTLGVSLGADDFDTINFRLAVLGLIAYTSAFVCESLRSGINTVPVGQAEAARAIGLNFTQVLTLIVLPQAFRSVVGPLTNVLIALTKNTTIAAAIGVAEAATLMKNMIENEAQLIAISAVFAFGFMCLTLPTGLLLGWVGKKVAVKR, from the coding sequence GTGTTCGACTTTCTTCAAGGTTACGACCTGCTGGGAGCCTTCTGGGTGACGGTGAAACTCACCGTCTTCTCAGCCGTCGGCTCCCTGATCTGGGGAACGATGCTGGCCGCCATGCGGGTCGGCCCGGTGCCCCTCATGCGCGGTTTCGGTACCGCCTACGTGAACACCGTGCGGAACATCCCGCTGACCGTGATCATCCTGTTCACGTCCCTCGGCCTCAACCAGACCCTGGGCGTCAGTCTCGGCGCGGATGATTTCGACACCATCAACTTCCGGCTCGCCGTGCTCGGTCTGATCGCCTACACCTCGGCGTTCGTCTGTGAGTCTCTGCGGTCCGGCATCAACACCGTGCCCGTCGGGCAGGCGGAGGCGGCCCGCGCGATCGGCCTCAACTTCACCCAGGTGCTGACGCTGATAGTGCTGCCGCAGGCGTTCCGTTCGGTCGTCGGTCCACTGACCAACGTACTGATCGCCCTGACGAAGAACACGACGATCGCGGCCGCGATCGGTGTCGCCGAAGCGGCGACCCTCATGAAGAACATGATCGAGAACGAGGCGCAACTCATCGCGATCTCCGCGGTCTTCGCGTTCGGATTCATGTGTCTGACGCTGCCGACCGGCCTCCTTCTCGGCTGGGTGGGCAAGAAGGTGGCGGTGAAGCGATGA
- a CDS encoding glutamate ABC transporter substrate-binding protein — protein sequence MKLRKVTAAAAVVLSLAATATACGSGDKKDSDSGGGKKITIGIKFDQPGIGQKTPQGYSGFDVDVATYVAKKLGYSTNQIQWRETKSADREDALKRGDVDFIAASYSITPERQAKVDFAGPYLLAHQDVLIRADDDTIKSPSDLNSKKLCSVTGSTSAQNVHDKLAPKAQLQKYPTYSACLTGLQNKAIDALTTDDSILAGYASQATFKGKFKLGGFKMSNENYGIGVKKGSALKAKINTALESMVSDGSWEKAVTANFGPAEYKNEPAPKIGNIVS from the coding sequence ATGAAGCTCCGTAAGGTCACCGCCGCGGCGGCTGTTGTGCTCTCGCTCGCCGCGACCGCCACGGCGTGCGGTTCGGGCGACAAGAAGGACAGCGACTCCGGTGGCGGCAAGAAGATCACCATCGGTATCAAGTTCGACCAGCCGGGCATCGGCCAGAAAACGCCCCAGGGCTACTCGGGCTTCGACGTCGACGTCGCCACATACGTGGCCAAGAAGCTGGGCTACAGCACCAACCAGATCCAGTGGCGGGAGACGAAGAGCGCCGACCGCGAGGACGCGCTCAAGCGCGGTGACGTCGACTTCATCGCCGCCTCCTACTCCATCACCCCGGAGCGCCAGGCGAAGGTCGACTTCGCCGGCCCCTACCTGCTCGCGCACCAGGACGTCCTGATCCGGGCAGACGACGACACGATCAAGTCGCCGTCGGACCTCAACAGCAAGAAGCTGTGTTCGGTGACCGGTTCGACCTCGGCACAGAACGTGCACGACAAGCTGGCGCCCAAGGCCCAGCTCCAGAAGTACCCGACGTACTCGGCCTGCCTGACCGGTCTGCAGAACAAGGCGATCGACGCCCTGACCACGGACGACTCGATTCTCGCCGGCTACGCCTCGCAGGCGACCTTCAAGGGCAAGTTCAAGCTCGGCGGCTTCAAGATGTCCAACGAGAACTACGGCATCGGCGTCAAGAAGGGCAGCGCCCTCAAGGCCAAGATCAACACTGCTCTGGAGTCCATGGTCTCCGACGGTTCCTGGGAGAAGGCCGTGACGGCCAACTTCGGCCCGGCGGAGTACAAGAACGAGCCTGCGCCGAAGATCGGCAACATCGTCAGCTGA
- a CDS encoding amino acid ABC transporter ATP-binding protein, with the protein MTEVSVAKDDVAATEDLVVLKSVNKHFGALHVLQDIDLTIARGEVVVVIGPSGSGKSTLCRTVNRLETIDSGDITIDGKPLPEEGKALARLRADVGMVFQSFNLFAHKTVLENVMLGQIKVRKADKKQAEEKARTLLDRVGVGTQADKYPAQLSGGQQQRVAIARALAMDPKVMLFDEPTSALDPEMINEVLEVMQQLARDGMTMVVVTHEMGFARSAANRVVFMADGRIVEQAAPDQFFSSPRSDRAKDFLSKILHH; encoded by the coding sequence ATGACCGAAGTATCGGTGGCCAAGGATGACGTGGCCGCGACCGAGGACCTGGTCGTCCTGAAGAGCGTCAACAAGCACTTCGGCGCGTTGCACGTGCTCCAGGACATCGACCTGACGATCGCCCGTGGCGAGGTCGTCGTGGTCATCGGGCCCTCCGGGTCCGGGAAGTCCACCCTGTGCCGCACCGTCAACCGCCTGGAGACGATCGATTCGGGCGACATCACGATCGACGGCAAGCCGCTGCCCGAGGAGGGCAAGGCGCTCGCCCGGTTGCGCGCGGACGTGGGCATGGTCTTCCAGTCCTTCAACCTCTTCGCGCACAAGACGGTGCTCGAGAACGTGATGCTCGGGCAGATCAAGGTCCGCAAGGCGGACAAGAAGCAGGCCGAGGAGAAGGCCCGGACACTGCTCGACCGGGTCGGCGTGGGCACTCAGGCCGACAAGTACCCCGCACAGCTCTCCGGCGGCCAGCAGCAACGCGTCGCCATCGCGCGGGCGCTGGCGATGGACCCGAAGGTCATGCTCTTCGACGAGCCGACGTCGGCCCTCGACCCGGAGATGATCAACGAGGTGCTGGAAGTCATGCAGCAGCTCGCGCGCGACGGCATGACCATGGTCGTCGTCACCCACGAGATGGGCTTCGCGCGCTCCGCCGCGAACCGCGTGGTCTTCATGGCGGACGGCCGCATCGTCGAACAGGCCGCGCCCGACCAGTTCTTCAGCAGCCCGCGCAGCGACCGCGCGAAGGACTTCCTGTCGAAGATCCTGCACCACTGA
- a CDS encoding response regulator transcription factor, whose protein sequence is MRLLLVEDDNHVAAALSAVLARHGFEVTHARSGEEALQALVPESDGFGVVLLDLGLPDQDGYEVCGKIRKRTSTPVIMVTARSDVRSRIHGLNLGADDYVVKPYDTGELLARIHAVSRRSVHDETGAAGDAALRLGQVRIELPTRQVSVGGSVVQLTRKEFDLLALLAQRPGVVFRREQIISEVWRTSWEGTGRTLEVHVASLRSKLRMPALIETVRGVGYRLVAPTS, encoded by the coding sequence ATGAGACTGCTGCTCGTCGAGGACGACAACCACGTCGCCGCCGCCCTGTCCGCCGTGCTGGCGCGCCACGGCTTCGAGGTCACACACGCCCGCAGCGGCGAGGAGGCTCTGCAGGCACTGGTCCCGGAGAGCGACGGTTTCGGTGTCGTCCTGCTCGACCTGGGCCTGCCCGACCAGGACGGCTACGAGGTCTGCGGCAAGATCCGCAAGCGCACCAGCACCCCGGTCATCATGGTCACGGCCCGCTCCGACGTACGCTCCCGCATCCACGGCCTCAACCTCGGCGCCGACGACTACGTGGTGAAGCCCTACGACACCGGGGAGCTGCTCGCCCGTATCCACGCCGTCAGCCGCCGCAGCGTCCACGACGAGACCGGGGCGGCCGGCGACGCCGCCCTGCGGCTCGGCCAGGTCCGCATCGAACTGCCCACCCGCCAGGTGAGCGTGGGCGGTTCGGTCGTCCAGTTGACCCGCAAGGAGTTCGACCTGCTCGCGCTGCTCGCCCAGCGGCCCGGCGTGGTCTTCCGCCGGGAACAGATCATCAGCGAGGTCTGGCGCACCAGTTGGGAGGGGACCGGGCGCACCCTGGAGGTGCACGTCGCGTCCCTGCGCTCCAAGCTGCGGATGCCGGCGCTGATCGAGACCGTGCGCGGTGTGGGGTACCGCCTCGTCGCCCCCACGTCGTAG
- a CDS encoding HAMP domain-containing sensor histidine kinase, giving the protein MRTRLLPLLIVLMAAVLLALGIPLAGSVAAAEQQRVVVDRIDDTARFAALAQFVTDQPTGPRVSAVDERRQTLIKELAAYYDVYGIRTGVFYRNLAVMANAPETLYLPAEGEGREAFNEALLGRRSHDPEQVWPWQRHRLVVASPVIRDGDVIAVVVTDSPTGQMRSKILHGWLIIGAGEIAAMLLALGAALRLTGWVLRPVRVLDATTHDIATGRLKSRVAPAGGPPELRRLARSFNEMADNVEDVLEQQRAFVADASHQLRNPLSALLLRIELLALELPEGNEEIASVRTEGKRLAEVLDDLLDLALAEHAEADLRLTDIGELTAERVASWSPLADSMGVRLTGTCPATTAWADPVTLSSALDAVIDNALKFTPEGESVEVEVFSNGEVSKVVVTDRGPGLSDEELVRIGDRFWRSAGHQNIKGSGLGLSISRVLLSAGGGSLSYAHHEPRGLKVTVTVPRSEPAS; this is encoded by the coding sequence GTGCGCACCCGCCTGCTTCCCCTGCTCATCGTCCTGATGGCCGCCGTGCTGCTCGCGCTCGGCATCCCGCTCGCCGGGAGTGTCGCGGCCGCCGAGCAGCAGCGCGTGGTCGTCGACCGCATCGACGACACGGCACGCTTCGCCGCCCTCGCGCAGTTCGTCACCGACCAGCCGACGGGTCCCCGGGTGAGCGCCGTCGACGAGCGCCGGCAGACCCTGATCAAGGAACTCGCCGCGTACTACGACGTGTACGGCATCCGCACGGGCGTCTTCTACCGCAACCTCGCCGTCATGGCCAACGCGCCGGAGACCCTGTACCTGCCCGCGGAGGGCGAGGGCCGCGAGGCCTTCAACGAGGCGCTCCTCGGCCGCCGCAGCCACGACCCGGAGCAGGTCTGGCCCTGGCAGCGCCACCGGCTCGTCGTCGCGTCCCCGGTCATCCGGGACGGTGACGTCATCGCCGTCGTCGTCACCGACTCGCCCACCGGACAGATGCGTTCGAAGATCCTGCACGGCTGGCTGATCATCGGCGCGGGCGAGATCGCCGCGATGCTCCTCGCCCTCGGCGCGGCGCTGCGGCTGACCGGCTGGGTGCTCAGGCCGGTGCGCGTCCTCGACGCCACCACCCACGACATCGCGACCGGACGCCTGAAGTCCCGGGTGGCGCCCGCCGGCGGCCCGCCGGAACTCAGGCGCCTGGCACGGTCGTTCAACGAGATGGCGGACAACGTCGAGGACGTCCTGGAGCAGCAGCGAGCCTTCGTCGCCGACGCCTCGCACCAACTGCGCAACCCCCTCTCGGCGTTGCTGCTGCGCATCGAGCTGCTCGCCCTCGAACTGCCGGAGGGCAACGAGGAGATCGCGTCCGTCCGCACCGAAGGCAAGCGGCTCGCCGAGGTCCTGGACGACCTGCTCGACCTCGCGCTCGCCGAGCACGCCGAGGCGGACCTGCGGCTCACCGACATCGGCGAGCTGACGGCCGAGCGCGTCGCCTCCTGGTCACCCCTCGCCGACAGCATGGGCGTACGGCTGACCGGTACCTGCCCGGCCACCACCGCCTGGGCCGACCCGGTCACGCTGTCCAGCGCCCTGGACGCGGTGATAGACAACGCCCTGAAATTCACGCCGGAGGGGGAGAGCGTCGAGGTGGAGGTCTTCTCGAACGGCGAGGTCTCGAAGGTCGTCGTCACCGATCGCGGGCCGGGCCTGAGCGACGAGGAACTCGTCCGCATCGGCGACCGCTTCTGGCGCAGCGCCGGGCACCAGAACATCAAGGGGTCGGGCCTCGGCCTGTCCATCTCGCGGGTCCTGCTCTCGGCCGGCGGCGGCTCCCTCTCGTACGCCCATCACGAGCCGCGCGGGCTGAAGGTGACGGTGACGGTGCCGAGGTCCGAACCGGCGTCCTGA
- a CDS encoding TAXI family TRAP transporter solute-binding subunit, with protein MFQALPRIGRPRALFGSAAAFVVFGLLLWWLLPLGEESPGGSITFSTGTPTGVYQKYGVLLQSAIAKDMPRLDVRLKNSDGSQENVRRVATGQADFTIAAADAVETYLLENRPGAGRLRGCARLYDDYVHLVVPRASSVRSVADLRGRKVAVGPDGSGVRLIADHVLQAAGLDPKHDIAPFSDGIGTMPDLLEQHRIDAFFWSGGLPTSAVQELSKNFDIRLVPIGSDLVAKLHEQGGASRYYRAAVMPADAYPAAQQGASVQTLAVANFLITREDSDARLTEELTRTVINSRDHIGSQVHAAQLVDLRTAIYTDPLPLHEGARRYYRSVKP; from the coding sequence ATGTTCCAGGCACTTCCCCGCATCGGCAGGCCCCGCGCGCTGTTCGGCTCGGCGGCCGCGTTCGTGGTGTTCGGGCTGCTGCTCTGGTGGCTGCTGCCCCTGGGCGAGGAGTCGCCGGGCGGGTCGATCACCTTCAGCACGGGCACACCGACGGGGGTCTACCAGAAGTACGGTGTGCTCCTGCAGAGCGCGATCGCCAAGGACATGCCACGCCTCGACGTACGCCTGAAGAACAGTGACGGCTCGCAGGAGAACGTGCGCCGCGTGGCCACCGGCCAGGCCGACTTCACCATCGCGGCGGCCGACGCCGTGGAGACGTACCTGCTGGAGAACAGGCCGGGCGCCGGCCGGTTGCGCGGCTGCGCGCGGCTCTATGACGACTACGTGCACCTCGTGGTCCCGCGCGCCTCGTCCGTGCGGTCGGTGGCGGACCTGCGGGGCAGGAAGGTCGCCGTGGGGCCGGACGGCTCCGGGGTACGGCTGATAGCCGACCATGTGCTCCAGGCGGCCGGCCTCGATCCGAAGCACGACATCGCGCCCTTCTCCGACGGCATCGGGACCATGCCCGACCTGCTCGAACAGCACAGGATCGACGCCTTCTTCTGGTCGGGCGGCCTGCCGACCAGCGCCGTCCAGGAGCTCTCGAAGAACTTCGACATCAGGCTGGTGCCGATCGGCAGCGACCTGGTCGCGAAGCTGCACGAGCAGGGTGGCGCCTCCCGCTACTACCGGGCCGCCGTGATGCCCGCCGACGCCTATCCGGCGGCACAGCAGGGCGCCTCCGTGCAGACGCTGGCGGTGGCGAACTTCCTGATCACCCGGGAGGACTCGGACGCTCGGCTGACGGAGGAGCTCACGCGTACGGTGATCAACAGCCGGGACCACATCGGCTCCCAGGTCCACGCGGCCCAGCTGGTGGACCTGCGGACGGCGATCTACACGGACCCGCTCCCCCTGCACGAGGGCGCCCGGCGCTACTACCGCTCGGTCAAGCCCTAG
- a CDS encoding MazG nucleotide pyrophosphohydrolase domain-containing protein → MQSSSSDSPSVVPSPAALVRAFHLAFGLAARSTPTEVSPALAAHRGELLAEEAAEVAEVSVTGPLDRLAHELADVVYVAYGTALVHGIDLDEVIAEVHRSNMTKLGPDGRVARRADGKVLKGEHYRAPDVTAVLRGQGWRGADT, encoded by the coding sequence ATGCAGTCCTCTTCCTCCGACTCCCCCTCCGTGGTCCCCTCGCCCGCCGCCCTGGTCCGCGCGTTCCACCTCGCCTTCGGCCTCGCCGCCCGCAGCACGCCGACGGAGGTCTCCCCGGCGCTCGCCGCCCACCGGGGTGAGCTGCTCGCCGAGGAGGCCGCCGAAGTGGCCGAGGTCTCGGTGACGGGTCCGCTGGACCGGCTGGCGCACGAGCTGGCCGACGTCGTCTACGTGGCGTACGGCACCGCACTCGTCCACGGCATCGACCTCGACGAGGTGATCGCCGAGGTCCACCGGTCCAACATGACGAAGCTGGGGCCGGACGGCCGTGTCGCCCGCCGAGCCGACGGCAAGGTCCTCAAGGGGGAGCACTACCGCGCGCCGGACGTGACGGCGGTGCTGCGCGGGCAGGGGTGGCGGGGCGCGGACACGTGA
- a CDS encoding cation:proton antiporter — MHSAVLLIEFGAIILCLGLLGRAAARLRFSPIPLYLLAGLAFGEGGLLPLGASEEFVATGAEIGVILLLLMLGLEYTASDLVSNLKAHYPSGLVDCTLNALPGAAAALLLGWGPVAAVVLAGVTWISSSGVIAKVLGDLGRVGNRETPVILSILVLEDLAMAVYLPIVTALVAGVGLAAGSVTLAIALGAAGLVLFVAVRYGRVISRFVSSDDPEKLLLVVLGLTILVAGLAQQLQVSAAVGAFLVGIALSGEVAEGAHTLLSPLRDLFAAIFFVFFGLHTDPASIPPVLLPALALAAVTALTKIATGYWAARRAGISVKGRWRAGGALVARGEFSIVIAGLAVTAGIEPSLGPLATAYVLILVVLGPLTARYTQPLAARLTARFAGRPGRAGVSGRPAETEEWTAREAEAEREDDARRRTAVPD; from the coding sequence GTGCACTCTGCGGTTCTACTGATCGAGTTCGGCGCCATCATCCTCTGCCTCGGGCTGCTCGGCCGTGCCGCGGCCCGGCTGCGGTTCTCCCCCATCCCGCTCTATCTGCTGGCCGGTCTCGCCTTCGGTGAGGGCGGGCTGCTCCCGCTCGGCGCGAGCGAGGAGTTCGTCGCCACCGGCGCCGAGATCGGCGTCATCCTGTTGCTGCTGATGCTCGGCCTGGAGTACACGGCGAGCGATCTGGTCTCGAACCTCAAGGCCCACTATCCGTCAGGTCTGGTCGACTGCACGCTCAACGCCCTGCCGGGCGCCGCCGCCGCGCTCCTGCTGGGCTGGGGTCCGGTGGCCGCCGTGGTCCTGGCGGGTGTCACCTGGATCTCGTCGTCCGGGGTGATCGCCAAGGTGCTCGGCGACCTGGGGCGGGTCGGCAACCGGGAGACTCCGGTGATCCTGAGCATCCTGGTCCTGGAGGACCTGGCGATGGCGGTCTACCTGCCGATCGTCACCGCGCTGGTGGCCGGGGTGGGACTGGCCGCCGGGAGCGTGACGCTGGCGATCGCGCTGGGGGCCGCGGGACTCGTCCTGTTCGTGGCCGTCCGCTACGGCCGCGTCATCTCCCGCTTCGTCTCCAGCGACGACCCCGAGAAGCTGCTCCTGGTCGTGCTCGGCCTGACGATCCTCGTCGCGGGCCTCGCGCAGCAGCTCCAGGTGTCCGCCGCGGTCGGCGCGTTCCTGGTGGGCATCGCTCTGTCCGGGGAGGTCGCGGAGGGGGCGCACACGCTGCTGAGCCCCCTGCGGGACCTGTTCGCGGCCATCTTCTTCGTCTTCTTCGGACTGCACACCGACCCGGCGAGCATTCCGCCCGTGCTGCTGCCCGCGCTGGCGCTGGCCGCCGTGACGGCGCTGACGAAGATCGCGACCGGGTACTGGGCCGCGCGGCGGGCCGGCATCTCCGTCAAGGGCCGTTGGCGGGCGGGCGGTGCGCTGGTCGCACGCGGCGAGTTCTCCATCGTCATCGCCGGGCTCGCGGTCACCGCCGGCATCGAGCCGTCACTCGGCCCGCTGGCCACGGCGTACGTGCTGATCCTGGTCGTGCTCGGCCCGCTCACCGCCCGCTACACGCAGCCGCTGGCGGCACGCCTCACCGCCCGGTTCGCCGGCCGCCCCGGGCGCGCGGGCGTCAGCGGGCGCCCCGCGGAGACGGAGGAGTGGACGGCGCGGGAGGCCGAAGCGGAGCGGGAGGACGACGCACGCCGGCGGACGGCCGTCCCGGACTGA